One Vanessa cardui chromosome 17, ilVanCard2.1, whole genome shotgun sequence DNA window includes the following coding sequences:
- the LOC124536723 gene encoding protein quick-to-court isoform X2, protein MDIGNIRASHKHRNVTGNFRRSSSLRLRGEKMVQRSPLTTRKYIPIITENTHQKQRSDGSRLPEPSHRPRSQSFNSNSQNKPKKSCLKIQEPCMDRNLSMTDSAHTPPGSPEDLPDDESLHSYGSAATAASIDAGYAPFNGTTFSGRSMRYVLHCSSHAGLAGEEYLTPTQRAQKQIRRLKNLLSQAKKDLEKKDSEIFQLTKEVVELRLYKASIFSPDDKSNSSEIVTVRENNGEASIEDDSIKCKESHRSFDIIDSPLFKGQTPTRCRNEMQGSFTDSGHFDDLTNSSLHSKESVHMLTHDASCMTETSDSDEERRNLIAYYDKKIEDVVRSHVGDTQEMKKAHNDKVEALLQKLADVNTRYCELLPNYEQAKERIHVLEKQLEEASKQLQDEEGRHRSMYLQMYDKGREAAKYELDKDAEPEPSTSQLNRVSVEELLEQLQITQTELENVRDTAFTEDRTTKSQVLLSAKEAVSLWVLGARKAMYRRIVESQKGTKMNVDPEVTLQFLKSAIYYFLTDPENHQGHLNAIENILGFTEAEKKNIRKARTT, encoded by the exons GAAATGTCACAGGAAATTTCCGCCGCTCATCTTCACTGCGGCTGCGCGGTGAAAAAATGGTGCAGCGATCGCCTTTAACAACTAGGAAATATATTCCAATAATCACGGAAAATACACACCAGAAACAACGAAGCGATGGCTCTCGACTTCCAGAGCCAAGCCATCGCCCACGCAGTCAA tcattCAATTCAAACAGTCAAAACAAACCAAAGAAATCCTGTTTGAAAATACAAGAGCCGTGTATGGACAGAAATCTGAGTATGACAGATTCAGCCCATACTCCACCTGGTTCTCCGGAAGATTTGCCTGATGATGAATCCTTGCACAGTTATGGCAGTGCAGCCACCGCCGCCTCAATCGATGCAGGATATGCACCATTCAATGGTACCACTTTCAGTGGCAGGTCCATGCGGTATGTGTTGCATTGTTCCTCACATGCTGGTCTTGCTGGAGAGGAGTATTTAACACCGACTCAGCGAGCTCAAAAGCAAATTCGTCGTCTTAAAAACCTTCTAAGCCAAGCAAAGAAAGACTTGGAAAAGAAAGACAGTGAAATATTTCAGCTTACAAAAGAAGTTGTCGAACTACGTCTATACAAAGCTTCCATATTCTCACCAGATGATAAGTCAAACTCTAGTGAGATTGTTACAGTACGAGAAAACAATGGCGAAGCATCAATTGAAGATGACAGTATTAAATGTAAGGAAAGTCATCGATCCTTTGATATTATTGACAGTCCTTTATTTAAAGGGCAAACACCAACTCGGTGTCGCAATGAAATGCAAGGGTCATTCACTGATTCAGGGCACTTTGATGATCTCACAAATTCATCCTTACATTCAAAGGAATCAGTTCATATGTTAACCCATGATGCATCATGCATGACCGAAACTTCTGACAGTGATGAAGAACGGCGCAATTTGATAGCTTATTATGACAAGAAAATAGAAGATGTTGTGCGATCACATGTGGGAGACACGCAAGAAATGAAAAAAGCACACAATGATAAAGTTGAGGCTTTGCTTCAGAAACTAGCAGATGTCAATACACGGTACTGTGAATTGTTGCCGAACTATGAACAGGCAAAGGAAAGAATACATGTTTTGGAAAAACAATTAGAGGAAGCAAGCAAACAGTTACAAGATGAAGAAGGCAGACATCGTTCTATGTATTTGCAAATGTATGATAAGGGTAGAGAAGCGGCCAAGTATGAATTGGATAAG GACGCTGAACCAGAACCTAGTACTAGCCAATTGAACAGAGTTTCAGTTGAAGAGCTGTTGGAACAGTTGCAAATTACTCAGACTGAGCTTGAAAACGTCCGA GACACTGCATTCACAGAGGACAGAACGACAAAGTCACAAGTACTTCTAAGTGCAAAGGAGGCTGTTTCTTTATGGGTCCTAGGAGCTCGAAAG GCAATGTATCGTCGCATTGTAGAGTCCCAGAAAGGCACCAAGATGAACGTAGACCCGGAGGTAACATTACAGTTTCTGAAGTCGGCAATTTATTATTTCCTCACCGACCCGGAGAATCACCAAGGACATTTAAATGCTATAGAAAACATACTAGGGTTCACCGAAgctgaaaagaaaaatatacgcAAAGCAAGAACGACGTAA
- the LOC124537110 gene encoding protein smoothened isoform X1, giving the protein MNIARWLYWLVSISLCWASQYDNGGDKNALTTSGTSENTTVRLEAIEGTPNFKLIKSEKGTQWFPEREIKLNSCVRRAQCEPLNKTTCLGVKLPYNRTSVRLTFYDTQYQIQNQLELYRELINVPKCWAVIQPLLCATFMPNCERILDQDMVHLPSYEMCKITMEPCAILYNTSYFPSFLKCNATLFPPKCENAAREMKFNTTGKCLPPLIHTDKKLHFYEGVSGCGLPCRDPLYTEDEHQQIHRLVAWGAGACLALNLLTVATFLIDWRSANKYPALVIFYINVCFAVASMGWLVQFGVGSRDDIVCSKDGTRRQGEPSAEENLSCVVVFVLVYYFMIAACVWFVIFTYAWHMSFRALGKIQDRIDKKAAYFHLVAWSLPLILTITTMAFGEVDGNSVTGVCFVGYVNHPMRAAMLLAPLSIVLLLGGYFLLRGVFSLVAVRVSSKDVISPRAANKIRQTITRCSLTAALVAVFICVTFACHVYEFRNAESWKEAFKKNIICRLEALKEGAARECGAGARPSVSVLQLRLLCCFAAGALMASWTWTPAAAAAWRRYMAKKCGCSVEAELTRRARKHELIARAYKRRNEFITRGRLSISLGGSRQDPVGFCLDNTSPIDYPDDAKHESACWLRSGELSSSWAANLPRFVRRRDALVLPAHHHSLSSTPDRRNSQDSQISISLRHVSVESRRNSLDSQLSVKIAEMKTKVGRRRTKHSKAKRKRASVRKESTPSIESQISRYWLQAVAANNDPSREEVKFSFD; this is encoded by the exons ATGAACATCGCCCGATGGCTGTATTGGCTGGTTTCGATATCATTATGCTGGGCGAGTCAGTACGACAATGGCGGTGATAAAAATGCTCTGACTACATCGGGCACCAGCGAAAATACTACCGTTCGGCTTGAAGCAATTGAAGGGACccctaattttaaattgataaaatcagAGAAGGGTACACAATGGTTTCCAGAAAGAGAGATAAAACTCAACAGCTGCGTGAGAAGAGCTCAGTGTGAACCACTCAATAAAACCACGTGCTTAGGGGTAAAGTTACCCTATAACAGAACTAGTGTGCGTCTAACGTTTTACGACACTCAATACCAAATACAGAATCAGTTAGAATTGTACAGGGAATTGATAAATGTGCCAAAATGTTGGGCCGTCATACAGCCCTTGCTCTGTGCTACATTTATGCCGAATTGCGAAAGAATACTGGATCAAGATATGGTTCATTTACCCTCATATGAAATGTGCAAAATAACAATGGAACCATGCGCCATACTGTACAACACGTCTTACTTTCCGTCCTTCCTAAAATGCAACGCTACTCTGTTTCCACCTAAATGTGAAAACGCAGCCAGAGAGATGAAATTCAACACAACTGGGAAGTGTCTGCCGCCCCTGATACATACCGACaagaaattgcatttttatgaAG GCGTGTCGGGCTGCGGGCTGCCGTGCCGCGACCCGCTGTACACGGAGGACGAGCACCAGCAGATCCACAGGCTGGTGGCGTGGGGCGCGGGCGCGTGCCTGGCGCTCAACCTGCTCACGGTGGCCACGTTCCTCATCGACTGGCGCAGCGCCAACAAGTACCCCGCGCTCGTCATCTTCTACATCAACGTCTGTTTCGCCGTCGCCTCCATGGG ATGGTTGGTGCAGTTTGGTGTAGGATCGAGAGACGACATAGTCTGTTCAAAGGATGGTACGCGGAGGCAGGGTGAACCTTCGGCTGAAGAAAACTTATCCTGTGTTGTCGTTTTCGTTTTG GTATATTATTTCATGATCGCAGCCTGTGTTTGGTTTGTTATATTCACCTACGCGTGGCACATGAGCTTTAGAGCACTAG GTAAAATTCAAGACCGAATAGATAAGAAAGCGGCCTATTTCCACCTCGTGGCTTGGTCTTTGCCCCTCATCCTAACCATAACGACGATGGCCTTTGGAGAAGTTGATGGGAATAGTGTCACTGGAGTTTGTTTCGTCGGTTACGTAAACCATCCCATGAGAGCGGCTATGCTTTTGGCACCACTTTCCATTGTTCTGCTTCTAGGGGGATATTTTCTACTAAGAG GTGTGTTTTCTCTGGTAGCAGTGCGGGTCTCCAGTAAGGACGTGATATCTCCTCGGGCCGCAAATAAAATCCGTCAAACTATCACGCGCTGCTCGCTCACGGCCGCCCTAGTCGCTGTCTTCATCTGCGTCACCTTCGCCTGTCACGTCTACGAGTTCCGTAACGCCGAGTCCTGGAAGGAAgcctttaagaaaaatataat CTGCCGGCTGGAGGCGCTGAAGGAGGGCGCGGCGCGCGAgtgcggcgcgggcgcgcggcCGTCCGTGTCGGTGCTGCAGCTGCGCCTGCTGTGCTGCTTCGCGGCCGGCGCGCTCATGGCCTCGTGGACGTGgacgcccgccgccgccgccgcctgGCGCCGCTACATGGCCAA AAAGTGCGGCTGCTCGGTGGAGGCGGAGCTGACGCGTCGCGCGCGCAAGCACGAGCTGATCGCGCGCGCCTACAAGCGCCGCAACGAGTTCATCACGCGCGGCCGCCTGTCCATCTCGCTGGGCGGCTCGCGCCAGGACCCCGTGGGCTTCTGCCTCGACAACACCTCGCCCATCGACTACCCCGACGACGCCAAGCACGAAAG CGCATGTTGGTTGCGCAGCGGCGAGCTGTCGTCGTCGTGGGCCGCCAACCTGCCGCGCTTCGTGCGGCGCCGCGACGCGCTCGTGCTGCCCGCGCACCACCACTCGCTCAGCTCCACGCCCGACCGCCGCAACTCGCAG gaCTCTCAAATAAGCATCAGCTTGCGCCACGTCTCCGTGGAATCCCGCCGCAACTCCCTGGACAGCCAACTGTCGGTGAAAATAGCCGAAATGAAAACCAAGGTCGGCCGTCGTCGCACCAAACACAGTAAGGCCAAACGAAAGCGAGCGTCCGTGCGCAAGGAGAGCACTCCGTCCATCGAGAGTCAAATAAGCCGATACTGGTTGCAAGCTGTTGCGGCTAATAATGATCCTTCGCGCGAGGAAGTCAAATTTAGCTTCGATTGA
- the LOC124536723 gene encoding protein quick-to-court isoform X3, with amino-acid sequence MNKNYGRRLAEFQDEHFCAGNVTGNFRRSSSLRLRGEKMVQRSPLTTRKYIPIITENTHQKQRSDGSRLPEPSHRPRSQSFNSNSQNKPKKSCLKIQEPCMDRNLSMTDSAHTPPGSPEDLPDDESLHSYGSAATAASIDAGYAPFNGTTFSGRSMRYVLHCSSHAGLAGEEYLTPTQRAQKQIRRLKNLLSQAKKDLEKKDSEIFQLTKEVVELRLYKASIFSPDDKSNSSEIVTVRENNGEASIEDDSIKCKESHRSFDIIDSPLFKGQTPTRCRNEMQGSFTDSGHFDDLTNSSLHSKESVHMLTHDASCMTETSDSDEERRNLIAYYDKKIEDVVRSHVGDTQEMKKAHNDKVEALLQKLADVNTRYCELLPNYEQAKERIHVLEKQLEEASKQLQDEEGRHRSMYLQMYDKGREAAKYELDKDAEPEPSTSQLNRVSVEELLEQLQITQTELENVRAMYRRIVESQKGTKMNVDPEVTLQFLKSAIYYFLTDPENHQGHLNAIENILGFTEAEKKNIRKARTT; translated from the exons atgaataaaaattatggtAGAAGACTCGCCGAGTTTCAAGATGAACACTTCTGCGCAGGAAATGTCACAGGAAATTTCCGCCGCTCATCTTCACTGCGGCTGCGCGGTGAAAAAATGGTGCAGCGATCGCCTTTAACAACTAGGAAATATATTCCAATAATCACGGAAAATACACACCAGAAACAACGAAGCGATGGCTCTCGACTTCCAGAGCCAAGCCATCGCCCACGCAGTCAA tcattCAATTCAAACAGTCAAAACAAACCAAAGAAATCCTGTTTGAAAATACAAGAGCCGTGTATGGACAGAAATCTGAGTATGACAGATTCAGCCCATACTCCACCTGGTTCTCCGGAAGATTTGCCTGATGATGAATCCTTGCACAGTTATGGCAGTGCAGCCACCGCCGCCTCAATCGATGCAGGATATGCACCATTCAATGGTACCACTTTCAGTGGCAGGTCCATGCGGTATGTGTTGCATTGTTCCTCACATGCTGGTCTTGCTGGAGAGGAGTATTTAACACCGACTCAGCGAGCTCAAAAGCAAATTCGTCGTCTTAAAAACCTTCTAAGCCAAGCAAAGAAAGACTTGGAAAAGAAAGACAGTGAAATATTTCAGCTTACAAAAGAAGTTGTCGAACTACGTCTATACAAAGCTTCCATATTCTCACCAGATGATAAGTCAAACTCTAGTGAGATTGTTACAGTACGAGAAAACAATGGCGAAGCATCAATTGAAGATGACAGTATTAAATGTAAGGAAAGTCATCGATCCTTTGATATTATTGACAGTCCTTTATTTAAAGGGCAAACACCAACTCGGTGTCGCAATGAAATGCAAGGGTCATTCACTGATTCAGGGCACTTTGATGATCTCACAAATTCATCCTTACATTCAAAGGAATCAGTTCATATGTTAACCCATGATGCATCATGCATGACCGAAACTTCTGACAGTGATGAAGAACGGCGCAATTTGATAGCTTATTATGACAAGAAAATAGAAGATGTTGTGCGATCACATGTGGGAGACACGCAAGAAATGAAAAAAGCACACAATGATAAAGTTGAGGCTTTGCTTCAGAAACTAGCAGATGTCAATACACGGTACTGTGAATTGTTGCCGAACTATGAACAGGCAAAGGAAAGAATACATGTTTTGGAAAAACAATTAGAGGAAGCAAGCAAACAGTTACAAGATGAAGAAGGCAGACATCGTTCTATGTATTTGCAAATGTATGATAAGGGTAGAGAAGCGGCCAAGTATGAATTGGATAAG GACGCTGAACCAGAACCTAGTACTAGCCAATTGAACAGAGTTTCAGTTGAAGAGCTGTTGGAACAGTTGCAAATTACTCAGACTGAGCTTGAAAACGTCCGA GCAATGTATCGTCGCATTGTAGAGTCCCAGAAAGGCACCAAGATGAACGTAGACCCGGAGGTAACATTACAGTTTCTGAAGTCGGCAATTTATTATTTCCTCACCGACCCGGAGAATCACCAAGGACATTTAAATGCTATAGAAAACATACTAGGGTTCACCGAAgctgaaaagaaaaatatacgcAAAGCAAGAACGACGTAA
- the LOC124537110 gene encoding protein smoothened isoform X2 yields the protein MNIARWLYWLVSISLCWASQYDNGGDKNALTTSGTSENTTVRLEAIEGTPNFKLIKSEKGTQWFPEREIKLNSCVRRAQCEPLNKTTCLGVKLPYNRTSVRLTFYDTQYQIQNQLELYRELINVPKCWAVIQPLLCATFMPNCERILDQDMVHLPSYEMCKITMEPCAILYNTSYFPSFLKCNATLFPPKCENAAREMKFNTTGKCLPPLIHTDKKLHFYEGVSGCGLPCRDPLYTEDEHQQIHRLVAWGAGACLALNLLTVATFLIDWRSANKYPALVIFYINVCFAVASMGWLVQFGVGSRDDIVCSKDGTRRQGEPSAEENLSCVVVFVLVYYFMIAACVWFVIFTYAWHMSFRALGKIQDRIDKKAAYFHLVAWSLPLILTITTMAFGEVDGNSVTGVCFVGYVNHPMRAAMLLAPLSIVLLLGGYFLLRGVFSLVAVRVSSKDVISPRAANKIRQTITRCSLTAALVAVFICVTFACHVYEFRNAESWKEAFKKNIICRLEALKEGAARECGAGARPSVSVLQLRLLCCFAAGALMASWTWTPAAAAAWRRYMAKKCGCSVEAELTRRARKHELIARAYKRRNEFITRGRLSISLGGSRQDPVGFCLDNTSPIDYPDDAKHESGELSSSWAANLPRFVRRRDALVLPAHHHSLSSTPDRRNSQDSQISISLRHVSVESRRNSLDSQLSVKIAEMKTKVGRRRTKHSKAKRKRASVRKESTPSIESQISRYWLQAVAANNDPSREEVKFSFD from the exons ATGAACATCGCCCGATGGCTGTATTGGCTGGTTTCGATATCATTATGCTGGGCGAGTCAGTACGACAATGGCGGTGATAAAAATGCTCTGACTACATCGGGCACCAGCGAAAATACTACCGTTCGGCTTGAAGCAATTGAAGGGACccctaattttaaattgataaaatcagAGAAGGGTACACAATGGTTTCCAGAAAGAGAGATAAAACTCAACAGCTGCGTGAGAAGAGCTCAGTGTGAACCACTCAATAAAACCACGTGCTTAGGGGTAAAGTTACCCTATAACAGAACTAGTGTGCGTCTAACGTTTTACGACACTCAATACCAAATACAGAATCAGTTAGAATTGTACAGGGAATTGATAAATGTGCCAAAATGTTGGGCCGTCATACAGCCCTTGCTCTGTGCTACATTTATGCCGAATTGCGAAAGAATACTGGATCAAGATATGGTTCATTTACCCTCATATGAAATGTGCAAAATAACAATGGAACCATGCGCCATACTGTACAACACGTCTTACTTTCCGTCCTTCCTAAAATGCAACGCTACTCTGTTTCCACCTAAATGTGAAAACGCAGCCAGAGAGATGAAATTCAACACAACTGGGAAGTGTCTGCCGCCCCTGATACATACCGACaagaaattgcatttttatgaAG GCGTGTCGGGCTGCGGGCTGCCGTGCCGCGACCCGCTGTACACGGAGGACGAGCACCAGCAGATCCACAGGCTGGTGGCGTGGGGCGCGGGCGCGTGCCTGGCGCTCAACCTGCTCACGGTGGCCACGTTCCTCATCGACTGGCGCAGCGCCAACAAGTACCCCGCGCTCGTCATCTTCTACATCAACGTCTGTTTCGCCGTCGCCTCCATGGG ATGGTTGGTGCAGTTTGGTGTAGGATCGAGAGACGACATAGTCTGTTCAAAGGATGGTACGCGGAGGCAGGGTGAACCTTCGGCTGAAGAAAACTTATCCTGTGTTGTCGTTTTCGTTTTG GTATATTATTTCATGATCGCAGCCTGTGTTTGGTTTGTTATATTCACCTACGCGTGGCACATGAGCTTTAGAGCACTAG GTAAAATTCAAGACCGAATAGATAAGAAAGCGGCCTATTTCCACCTCGTGGCTTGGTCTTTGCCCCTCATCCTAACCATAACGACGATGGCCTTTGGAGAAGTTGATGGGAATAGTGTCACTGGAGTTTGTTTCGTCGGTTACGTAAACCATCCCATGAGAGCGGCTATGCTTTTGGCACCACTTTCCATTGTTCTGCTTCTAGGGGGATATTTTCTACTAAGAG GTGTGTTTTCTCTGGTAGCAGTGCGGGTCTCCAGTAAGGACGTGATATCTCCTCGGGCCGCAAATAAAATCCGTCAAACTATCACGCGCTGCTCGCTCACGGCCGCCCTAGTCGCTGTCTTCATCTGCGTCACCTTCGCCTGTCACGTCTACGAGTTCCGTAACGCCGAGTCCTGGAAGGAAgcctttaagaaaaatataat CTGCCGGCTGGAGGCGCTGAAGGAGGGCGCGGCGCGCGAgtgcggcgcgggcgcgcggcCGTCCGTGTCGGTGCTGCAGCTGCGCCTGCTGTGCTGCTTCGCGGCCGGCGCGCTCATGGCCTCGTGGACGTGgacgcccgccgccgccgccgcctgGCGCCGCTACATGGCCAA AAAGTGCGGCTGCTCGGTGGAGGCGGAGCTGACGCGTCGCGCGCGCAAGCACGAGCTGATCGCGCGCGCCTACAAGCGCCGCAACGAGTTCATCACGCGCGGCCGCCTGTCCATCTCGCTGGGCGGCTCGCGCCAGGACCCCGTGGGCTTCTGCCTCGACAACACCTCGCCCATCGACTACCCCGACGACGCCAAGCACGAAAG CGGCGAGCTGTCGTCGTCGTGGGCCGCCAACCTGCCGCGCTTCGTGCGGCGCCGCGACGCGCTCGTGCTGCCCGCGCACCACCACTCGCTCAGCTCCACGCCCGACCGCCGCAACTCGCAG gaCTCTCAAATAAGCATCAGCTTGCGCCACGTCTCCGTGGAATCCCGCCGCAACTCCCTGGACAGCCAACTGTCGGTGAAAATAGCCGAAATGAAAACCAAGGTCGGCCGTCGTCGCACCAAACACAGTAAGGCCAAACGAAAGCGAGCGTCCGTGCGCAAGGAGAGCACTCCGTCCATCGAGAGTCAAATAAGCCGATACTGGTTGCAAGCTGTTGCGGCTAATAATGATCCTTCGCGCGAGGAAGTCAAATTTAGCTTCGATTGA
- the LOC124536723 gene encoding protein quick-to-court isoform X1, protein MNKNYGRRLAEFQDEHFCAGNVTGNFRRSSSLRLRGEKMVQRSPLTTRKYIPIITENTHQKQRSDGSRLPEPSHRPRSQSFNSNSQNKPKKSCLKIQEPCMDRNLSMTDSAHTPPGSPEDLPDDESLHSYGSAATAASIDAGYAPFNGTTFSGRSMRYVLHCSSHAGLAGEEYLTPTQRAQKQIRRLKNLLSQAKKDLEKKDSEIFQLTKEVVELRLYKASIFSPDDKSNSSEIVTVRENNGEASIEDDSIKCKESHRSFDIIDSPLFKGQTPTRCRNEMQGSFTDSGHFDDLTNSSLHSKESVHMLTHDASCMTETSDSDEERRNLIAYYDKKIEDVVRSHVGDTQEMKKAHNDKVEALLQKLADVNTRYCELLPNYEQAKERIHVLEKQLEEASKQLQDEEGRHRSMYLQMYDKGREAAKYELDKDAEPEPSTSQLNRVSVEELLEQLQITQTELENVRDTAFTEDRTTKSQVLLSAKEAVSLWVLGARKAMYRRIVESQKGTKMNVDPEVTLQFLKSAIYYFLTDPENHQGHLNAIENILGFTEAEKKNIRKARTT, encoded by the exons atgaataaaaattatggtAGAAGACTCGCCGAGTTTCAAGATGAACACTTCTGCGCAGGAAATGTCACAGGAAATTTCCGCCGCTCATCTTCACTGCGGCTGCGCGGTGAAAAAATGGTGCAGCGATCGCCTTTAACAACTAGGAAATATATTCCAATAATCACGGAAAATACACACCAGAAACAACGAAGCGATGGCTCTCGACTTCCAGAGCCAAGCCATCGCCCACGCAGTCAA tcattCAATTCAAACAGTCAAAACAAACCAAAGAAATCCTGTTTGAAAATACAAGAGCCGTGTATGGACAGAAATCTGAGTATGACAGATTCAGCCCATACTCCACCTGGTTCTCCGGAAGATTTGCCTGATGATGAATCCTTGCACAGTTATGGCAGTGCAGCCACCGCCGCCTCAATCGATGCAGGATATGCACCATTCAATGGTACCACTTTCAGTGGCAGGTCCATGCGGTATGTGTTGCATTGTTCCTCACATGCTGGTCTTGCTGGAGAGGAGTATTTAACACCGACTCAGCGAGCTCAAAAGCAAATTCGTCGTCTTAAAAACCTTCTAAGCCAAGCAAAGAAAGACTTGGAAAAGAAAGACAGTGAAATATTTCAGCTTACAAAAGAAGTTGTCGAACTACGTCTATACAAAGCTTCCATATTCTCACCAGATGATAAGTCAAACTCTAGTGAGATTGTTACAGTACGAGAAAACAATGGCGAAGCATCAATTGAAGATGACAGTATTAAATGTAAGGAAAGTCATCGATCCTTTGATATTATTGACAGTCCTTTATTTAAAGGGCAAACACCAACTCGGTGTCGCAATGAAATGCAAGGGTCATTCACTGATTCAGGGCACTTTGATGATCTCACAAATTCATCCTTACATTCAAAGGAATCAGTTCATATGTTAACCCATGATGCATCATGCATGACCGAAACTTCTGACAGTGATGAAGAACGGCGCAATTTGATAGCTTATTATGACAAGAAAATAGAAGATGTTGTGCGATCACATGTGGGAGACACGCAAGAAATGAAAAAAGCACACAATGATAAAGTTGAGGCTTTGCTTCAGAAACTAGCAGATGTCAATACACGGTACTGTGAATTGTTGCCGAACTATGAACAGGCAAAGGAAAGAATACATGTTTTGGAAAAACAATTAGAGGAAGCAAGCAAACAGTTACAAGATGAAGAAGGCAGACATCGTTCTATGTATTTGCAAATGTATGATAAGGGTAGAGAAGCGGCCAAGTATGAATTGGATAAG GACGCTGAACCAGAACCTAGTACTAGCCAATTGAACAGAGTTTCAGTTGAAGAGCTGTTGGAACAGTTGCAAATTACTCAGACTGAGCTTGAAAACGTCCGA GACACTGCATTCACAGAGGACAGAACGACAAAGTCACAAGTACTTCTAAGTGCAAAGGAGGCTGTTTCTTTATGGGTCCTAGGAGCTCGAAAG GCAATGTATCGTCGCATTGTAGAGTCCCAGAAAGGCACCAAGATGAACGTAGACCCGGAGGTAACATTACAGTTTCTGAAGTCGGCAATTTATTATTTCCTCACCGACCCGGAGAATCACCAAGGACATTTAAATGCTATAGAAAACATACTAGGGTTCACCGAAgctgaaaagaaaaatatacgcAAAGCAAGAACGACGTAA